GAAGCCGTTCGCGTGTCCTTTGGATGTGGTCGATCCGGCGATCTACGTCGTTGAAAAGCCTCGCCGATGCATAAACATCGCCTCAAGTTTTTCGCCTTGTATCTCATCCGGATCGCCTCACACCATTTCAACAAGATGATTGAGTCCTCACCCTAGTCTGCGGCGCGCCCTGTGTTGTGCCGGGCTTTAGCAGGAGTGCGGATAAGGTTCAAGCGAGAGAGGGCGGGCTAGCGTGGCTTGCTGGTCTGCTCGTCGAACCGATCCAGAGATGTGCCGGAGACAGGCATCCGGAAGATCCGGAGCCACAGTCCCGCCGCAGCGACGGAAAAAACCACGATCAGGGCCGAAAAAATCGTACGCGTATCGAAGCCAACGGTTTCGCCAAGCAATAGTTGGGGCGTGACGATCTCGCTTATGCTGCGCATGTCGGCGGCGCGGGCATTGCCAATCATGGCGAGCATCATCACCACACAAGCAAGAAGCGCTGTTGCGGCGACCCAAAGCGTCGAGAAGCTTTGCCGGATACGAATGCGAACTGTCGCTTCCTCATCATCCAGAAACATTTTCTCTTCCCTTCACTGCGCTTGTCCTGATTTGAGAAAAAGCCGTGCGAAAGAGACGCCACAAAGACCGGATTGAGGCAGGTACCGGCATTTATTGTGGCAAAATCAAGACATTGGTTAACGCGGTTTTTGTAGGCACTCAAACCCGGCCGTGATATCGCTGTTCCAGCTCATGCCTCGCGGCCGTTTCAGCATTCGATCAGATTTTGAAAATTGCCGTTTCTGCTTGAAACGCGCACGAACATTATTCATAGAAACATCCGGCAAAACCGAGCTGGTCTGCCGTTTCAACAGTCTTAGGATCTATCCATCATGGCCTTTCTTGCCGATGCACTTTCCCGCGTGAAGCCGTCCGCCACTATCGCCGTTTCCCAGAAAGCGCGCGAGCTGAAAGCGAAAGGCCGCGATGTCATCGGTCTCGGCGCAGGTGAGCCGGATTTCGATACGCCGGATAATGTCAAGAAAGCCGCCATCGACGCCATCAATCGCGGTGAGACGAAGTATACGCCGGTTTCCGGTATTCCGCAGCTGCGCGAGGCGATTGCCGCCAAGTTCAAGCGTGAAAACGGTCTCGACTACACCGCTGCCCAGACGATCGTCGGTACTGGCGGAAAGCAGATTCTTTTCAACGCCTTCATGGCAACCTTGAACCCGGGCGATGAAGTCATCATTCCCGCTCCCTACTGGGTTTCCTACCCGGAGATGGTGTCGATCTGCGGCGGTACTCCGGTTTTCGTGAAGACGAAGCAGGAAGACAATTTCAAGCTGAAGGCGGAAGATCTTGACAAGGCGATCACGTCGAAGACCAAGTGGTTCGTCTTCAATTCGCCCTCCAACCCGTCGGGCGCTGCCTACAGCCATGACGAGCTCAAGGCCCTGACCGATGTTCTGGTCAAGCATCCGCATGTCTGGATCCTGACGGACGACATGTACGAGCACCTGACCTTCGGTGACTTCAAGTTCGTGACGCCGGTGGAAGTGGAGCCGAAGCTCTATGACCGCACGCTTACCATGAACGGTGTTTCCAAGGCCTACGCGATGACCGGCTGGCGTATCGGCTATGCGGCTGGTCCGCTGGAGCTGATCAAGGCCATGGACATGATCCAGGGCCAGCAGACCTCCGGTGCGGCGTCCATCGCCCAGTGGGCGGCTGTCGAGGCGCTGAACGGTCCGCAGGATTTCGTCGCTCAGAACAAGAAGATCTTCGAAGCGCGCCGCGATCTCGTCGTATCGATGCTGAACCAGGCCCAGGGCATTTCCTGCCCGACGCCGGAAGGTGCCTTCTACGTCTATCCGTCCTGCGCAGGCCTGATCGGCAAGACGGCGCCTTCGGGCAAGGTTCTGGAGACGGACGAAGATTTTGTGACCGAACTTCTGGAAACAGAAGGCGTAGCAGTTGTCCACGGCTCTGCCTTCGGTCTTGGCCCCAACTTCCGTATCTCCTACGCAACGTCTGAGGATCTGCTGGAAGAAGCCTGCCGCCGCATCCAGCGTTTCTGCAATAACTGCAAGTAAGCCTTGTTGTCTCAAGACAGAAAGGGCTCGCCTCGTCGGCGGGCCCTTTCTTGGTTTAGGTCAAGCCTTCGTCAGCTTGATGATGGTTGATGCGCCGCCGCCCCGCTGTTCTGTGACGGCGTAGACGGCGCCATCGGGGCCAACCTTGACGTCACGAATGCGCGCGTCCAGCGGCACGCGCTCCTCGGATCTCACCTTGTCCCCGTCCATGTGAAGGACGACGACGCCCTGGCTCACGAGTCCGCCGACAAGGAAGGCGCCTTTCCATTCAGGAATGGCATTGCCGTTGTAGAAAGCCATGCCGGAGGGTGCGATGACCGGATCCCAATAATAGACCGGCTGCTCGGTCTTCGCCATTTGCGTCACGCCTTTGCCGACCGGGCTTCCGCTGTATTCGACGCCATAGGTCACTTCCGGCCATCCATAGTTCTTGCCTGCTTCCGGCAGGTTCAACTCATCTCCGCCACGAGGACCGTGCTCGACAGTCCAGAGGCGGCCCTTGTCATCGACGGTGGCGGACTGAAGATTACGGTGACCAAGCGACCAGATTTCCGGCAGCGCGTCCTTCTGGTTCACGAACGGATTGCCATCGAATGGTTTACCATCCATCGTGATGCGGAAAATCTTGCCGAGACCGCTGGACAGTTCCTGCGCCTGAACGCGAGGTTCCGGGTCCGAGCGCTCACCGACCGTCACATAGAGTTCGTTTTTGGCCCCGAAGGCGAGGCGAGAGCCAAAATGCTTGTTGCCGTCATAGCTTGGCGTCTGGCGGAAAATGACGTTGACGTTTTCCAGTTTCGCGCCGCCATTTGCGTCGGGTACGAGTTTGGCGGAGGCGACGGATGTGCCATTGCCATCTTCCCGCTCTTCGGAGAACGAGAAGAAGATCATGCCGGATGAGGCGAAATCTGGCGCAAGCGCGACATCCAGCAAGCCGCCCTGACCGCTTGCCAGAACTTTCGGGACGCCATCAATGGCCGGACCAGGCTTACCGTCCTTCGAGATGATGTGCATCTTGCCCTGCTTTGCGGTTACCAGCATCCGGCCGTCCGGCAGAAACTCCATGGCCCAGAGATGTGGCAGACCCTGCGCCACCACTTCCTTTTTGACCTTCACCATCTGTGCGGGCTGCGGTGCGCGCGTCTGACCGGCGAAGGCTGGCTTCTGGTCCGGCGCATTGGCCGGTTTGGTCTCCGCAGGTTTCGCCGTTGCGGTCTGTGCCTGCGCGGACATCGGCGCGAGTGCCGCCATGCCGAGGAAGGTGGCAGCGGCCAGGACGTTGAAGCGGTTCATCATGTTCTCCCAAATCATTCAATGGACTGCCGCTTCCGCGACGTTTGATCTGATCTAGGGTCGGGTCTCGCCTTTTGCTCTACACGAGGCCTTCAAGTTTGTTTTATCGGAAACATTTCTTCATGTTCTGATTCAGGTTGTTCCGGATCGGATTCCGGACCTTACTGTAACATCTTCAACTCACTCTCAAAGTCCCAGAACCGTCAGCATGACGAAGGTGGCGAAAAGGACGAAATGCGTCATGCCTTCGATGGCGTTTGTTTCGCCGTCATTGAGGTTGATCGCTGCGGCAATCAGCGTGATGGTGACCATGACCGTTTGTACGGGCGTCATTGCCATGACAAAGGGCTGACCACTGTAGAGGGCAATGCCCTCCATGACTGGCACCGTCAGGATCACCGTTGAGAGTGACGCACCCATGGCGATGTTGACGGTGGCCTGCATGCGGTTTCTGAGTGCTGCGCGCAAGGCGGTTAGAATCTCGGGTGCTGCCGATATCGAAGCCACGATGACCGCCATCAAGGCAGGCGGCGCGCCACTGCCTTTCAGGCCGAGATCAAGGAAGGCAGACATGAATTCGGCAAGCACGCCAATAATAATGACCCCTGCAAGGATGACACCGATGGCGGAGGCGGAAGATTGAGACGGCTCTTCCGGCTCAGAGTGTGACGCGTCGCCTGTCGCTGGTTTCGGCTTCGTTTGTCGTGGATAGCTGTAGCTGAAGAAATAGCTGTGCGGACCCACCTGCATACGCAGAAAGAGGGCATAGAGCGCAATCATGGCGCAGATGGTGAAGGCGGAATAGTAGTGCCAGCGATCTGCCGGGATGAATTCGGGCACGATCATCGAAATGCCCATGGCGGTCAGAATCATCACACCATAGGTCTTGCCGGAATTATCGTTATAGGGTTGTTCGCCGTGGCGCAGCCCACCAAGCAACGCGGCGAGGCCCAGAATTCCGTTGATGTCCAGCATCACGGCCGCGTAGATCGTATCTCGCACCAGGGTCGGCGATGCGGAATTGTTCATCAGGATTGCCAGGATGATGACCTCGACGGCGACCGCCGAGAGCGTCAGGATCATCGTGCCGTAGGGATCGCCCACCTTGTGCGCCAGAATTTCCGCTGCATGGGCCACGCGGGTGGAGGCAAGCACGATGACGCCGATCAGCGCGACTGCGGCGATCACGGCCGCCAGCTTGCCCATCTCGAGAATTAAGTGCTCCACGAAGAAGCCTGACACTGCCACCAGTGCTGCCAGAACAAGAAACTTTTCGCGGCTGAGAAGAGATGGCATGCTGAGATGTGCTCCGGCGTGATGGGAGCAATATCTATGGCAGTTCGCAGAACCATCAAGCGAGCAGACTAGCGTTTACTCAGCCTGCTCCCACAGCATAAATTTTCTGCCTGTCGCATTCTTCCGGAACCGGACGTGCTGCTTTTCGATTTCCGGCAGGTGCAACACAAAATACACTCGATCAGGAGGAAACCATGACCAAAGTCGTCTATCAGGTGGTGCAGCATGACGGTGGCTGGGCGTATCGCCAGGGTGACGTCTATTCCGAGACCTTTGCCACGCATTCCGATGCCTTGCAGGCTGCCAAGATTGTCGCGGCCGAGCAGCAGGTCGGCGGGGATTCAGAGGAGATCAGCTGGCAGGATGCCAAGGGCATCTGGCACGTGGAGCATAGCGATGGCGGAGACAGGCCGGAGGCGGAAGTTGAAGATTCTGTCGAAGCTCGCCCAACGCATTGATGCTTTGAGCGATGGTGAGGCCCGCCGGAGCGGGCCTCCCTGAAGCGTCTTATTCGGCCGCTTCCAGCGTTGGGTAATCGGTGTAGCCCTCGGCGCCACCGCCATACAGCGTCTGCGGGTTCACATCGTTCCAGGCAGCGCCGTCCTTGATGCGGCGGACGAGGTCCGGATTGGCGATGAACGGCTTGCCGAAGGAGACGAGATCCGCATGGCCGGTCTCGATTGCCTTGGCGGCAGTCTCGGCGTCATAGCCGTTGTTGACCATCCAGGCACCCTTGCCGCCAGCTTCGATATAGGCTGCCTTGAAGGAGGCGTAGTCGAACGATGTGCCTGCGTACTGGTGGTCACGCGGGCCGCCTGTTGCGCCTTCAATCACATGGATAAACGACAGATCGCGCTTGGCCAGTTCCTTGACGACGGCATTGAACACGGCCTGGGGATCACTGTCGCTGATGTCGTTGGCGGGCGTTGTCGGAGACAGACGAATGCCGGTCTTGCCCGCGCCGATTTCAGATGCCACGGCATCGACCACCTCAAGGGTCAGCCGTATACGGTTCTCGATGGGGCCGCCATAGGCATCGGTGCGCTGGTTGGCGCCATCCTTCATGAACTGATCGAGCAGGTAGCCATTGGCTGCGTGAATTTCGACGCCGTCGAAACCGGCATCGACCGCGTTGCGTGCTGCCTTGCGGAAATCATCCACGATACCCGGCAGTTCGGAGAGTTCCAGCGCACGGGGTTGCGAGGTTTCCGCAAAACCGCCGCTGCCGTCCTCGTTGAGAATGTAGGTCTTCGACTTCGCAGTGATTGCAGAGGGTGCAACGGGTGCCGCACCGTTTGGCTGCAGCGAGACGTGGGAAATGCGGCCGACATGCCAGAGCTGCGCAACAATCTTGCCACCACGCGAGTGGACGGCATCGGTGACCTTCTTCCAGCCAGCAAGGGCTTCCGGCTTGTAGAGCCCCGGGACATCGGCGTAACCCTGACCCTGATGCGTAATGGCAGTTCCTTCCGATACGATCAGGCCAGCGGTCGCACGTTGTTCGTAATAGACAACATTCAGGTCGTTCGGGACCGCCTTCGGGGAGCGATTGCGGGTCAGGGGCGCCATGACGATGCGATTGCGAAGCTCAATATCGCCAAACTTCACGCTGTCGAACAGTGTAGGCATGATAATCCTCATAGATTGAAAAGGGGAGGTTGCCTCAGAGCGAGGTCTTCAGGTGATCGATGAAGGACCGAATTCTGTCCTCATCACGATGATAAAAGGTCCACTGGCCCACCTTGTTCGTTTTCACGAGGCCGGCTTTCTCGAGCATGGCCAGATGGGCGGATACGGTGGATTGGGACAGGCCGCAGCGCATTTCAAACTGTTTGGCGCAGATGCCCATATCCAAGGGATGAGCCTGGGAGGAGAAATGTGCCTCCGGTTCGCGCATCCATTCCAGAAACTCGACACGGGCAGGGTGGGAGAGCGCTTTCAGAATTTCTGTCTTGTCCATTCCTAGCCCTCCTGTTTTCTGACCGGATAAATCGTTTCTGAGCGATATGTAGATCGTTATTTTACGATTTAAAGGAGGTTGGCAAAAAAAAGGGCCTCGAATTTCTTCGGGCCCGTGAGGATGAAGGTTTACCAAACCTCCAGAGGGGAACAGCTGAGGGGCGACAGGAGGCCGCCGGGACAGCTATCCCGAATATGGAAGCTGTCCTCGTCCACAACAAGGGGCAGGGATCGTCCGGGGCAAGAATTTTGTTCAACAAGGGCAATGGAAGCTTAAAAAAAGAGGGCCGCCGGATCGCTCCAGGGCCCTTGTAAGTGTGAAGGTCAATAAACCTCCAGAGGGGAACAGCTGCTGCGGCGGAACTGGGAGGAAAAGCCGCCATGTGCATCAGCTGTGTGCGATATGGTTCTTTCTTGAGCAGGGAACAATGCTTTTCTGTGCAGGGCAGCCATGCTGATAGTGCAATGCTGTATCAGCTTTCTAAAAACTGGCGGCCTGCGAGGTGCTGTTCTTCGGTTGTCAGAAGTTCCAGTTGCGGGCTTTGGCAACGATGAAGTCCCTGAAGACCTTCAGCTTGGCAGCGTTCTTCATCTCGTCCGGATAGCAGAAATAGGTATCGAATGACGGGATATCCGCGTTGATGGCAAGCTGGATGAGGCCCGGGTCGCGACCGACGATGTAATCCGGCAGGACCGCGATACCGATGCCGAGCAGGCACGCGCGCTTGATCGATGTTTGACTGTTGATCTGCAGATGCGGCAGTCGAGGATTGTCAGACGAGCGCCCGGCATATTCGAGCCAGTTCACGTCCAGCAGGTAGTTGGGCGCCGGTTCACCAAATGTGATGATGCGGTGCGTATCCAGATCCTCGATGGTCTGCGGCTCTCCAAAACGATTGATGTAGGAGGGAGCCGCATAGACATGCATGTGCACGGTGAAGAGCTTGCGCTGGATAAGATCCGATTGCTGCGGCTGACGCAGACGGATGGCGCAATCGGCGTGGCGCATGTTCACATCCAGCTCCTCGTTATCGAGGATGAGCTGGATCGACATTTCCGGGTAAAGCTGCAGAAACTCCTGCACCTTGTCGGTCAGCCAGCCTTGGCCAAGGCCGACGGTTGTGGTGACACGTAATTTGCCGCTCGGCTTTTCCGTTGTCTCGGTCAGCTGAACCTTGACGGATTCCAGCTTGAGCAAGACATCGTGTGCTGTCCGGTACAGCAATTCACCCTGTTCGGTCAGGATCAGGCCGCGCGCATGGCGATGGAAGAGCTTGACGCCGACATCCTGCTCCAGCGCGCTGACCTGACGGCTGATGGCCGACTGGGATAGGTGCAATTTATCCGCCGCATGCGTGAAAGAACCCGCCTCCGCTGCCGCGTGGAAGATGCGCAATTTATCCCAGTCGAGTGGCACGCCCATATTTACTCCGCAGCTTGAGCCATAGGTTGGATGCCGGCAAGGAACCGCTCTGCTTCAAGAGCTGCCATGCAGCCCATGCCGGCGGCGGTAATGGCTTGGCGGAAGGTGTCGTCAGTCACGTCGCCCGCGGCAAAGACGCCGGGAATGCTGGTCGCTGTCGAGTCCGGCGCTGTCCAGAGATAGCCGTTGGATTTGAGCTTCAACTGATCCTTGAACAGTTCCGTTGCCGGAGCGTGGCCGATGGCGACGAAAACACCATGGATCGGCATCTCGGTTATCGCTCCGGTTCTGGTATCGCGGA
The window above is part of the Rhizobium rhizoryzae genome. Proteins encoded here:
- a CDS encoding pyridoxal phosphate-dependent aminotransferase; amino-acid sequence: MAFLADALSRVKPSATIAVSQKARELKAKGRDVIGLGAGEPDFDTPDNVKKAAIDAINRGETKYTPVSGIPQLREAIAAKFKRENGLDYTAAQTIVGTGGKQILFNAFMATLNPGDEVIIPAPYWVSYPEMVSICGGTPVFVKTKQEDNFKLKAEDLDKAITSKTKWFVFNSPSNPSGAAYSHDELKALTDVLVKHPHVWILTDDMYEHLTFGDFKFVTPVEVEPKLYDRTLTMNGVSKAYAMTGWRIGYAAGPLELIKAMDMIQGQQTSGAASIAQWAAVEALNGPQDFVAQNKKIFEARRDLVVSMLNQAQGISCPTPEGAFYVYPSCAGLIGKTAPSGKVLETDEDFVTELLETEGVAVVHGSAFGLGPNFRISYATSEDLLEEACRRIQRFCNNCK
- a CDS encoding PQQ-dependent sugar dehydrogenase; its protein translation is MAALAPMSAQAQTATAKPAETKPANAPDQKPAFAGQTRAPQPAQMVKVKKEVVAQGLPHLWAMEFLPDGRMLVTAKQGKMHIISKDGKPGPAIDGVPKVLASGQGGLLDVALAPDFASSGMIFFSFSEEREDGNGTSVASAKLVPDANGGAKLENVNVIFRQTPSYDGNKHFGSRLAFGAKNELYVTVGERSDPEPRVQAQELSSGLGKIFRITMDGKPFDGNPFVNQKDALPEIWSLGHRNLQSATVDDKGRLWTVEHGPRGGDELNLPEAGKNYGWPEVTYGVEYSGSPVGKGVTQMAKTEQPVYYWDPVIAPSGMAFYNGNAIPEWKGAFLVGGLVSQGVVVLHMDGDKVRSEERVPLDARIRDVKVGPDGAVYAVTEQRGGGASTIIKLTKA
- a CDS encoding calcium:proton antiporter; this translates as MAALVAVSGFFVEHLILEMGKLAAVIAAVALIGVIVLASTRVAHAAEILAHKVGDPYGTMILTLSAVAVEVIILAILMNNSASPTLVRDTIYAAVMLDINGILGLAALLGGLRHGEQPYNDNSGKTYGVMILTAMGISMIVPEFIPADRWHYYSAFTICAMIALYALFLRMQVGPHSYFFSYSYPRQTKPKPATGDASHSEPEEPSQSSASAIGVILAGVIIIGVLAEFMSAFLDLGLKGSGAPPALMAVIVASISAAPEILTALRAALRNRMQATVNIAMGASLSTVILTVPVMEGIALYSGQPFVMAMTPVQTVMVTITLIAAAINLNDGETNAIEGMTHFVLFATFVMLTVLGL
- a CDS encoding DUF2188 domain-containing protein; the encoded protein is MTKVVYQVVQHDGGWAYRQGDVYSETFATHSDALQAAKIVAAEQQVGGDSEEISWQDAKGIWHVEHSDGGDRPEAEVEDSVEARPTH
- a CDS encoding alkene reductase; translated protein: MPTLFDSVKFGDIELRNRIVMAPLTRNRSPKAVPNDLNVVYYEQRATAGLIVSEGTAITHQGQGYADVPGLYKPEALAGWKKVTDAVHSRGGKIVAQLWHVGRISHVSLQPNGAAPVAPSAITAKSKTYILNEDGSGGFAETSQPRALELSELPGIVDDFRKAARNAVDAGFDGVEIHAANGYLLDQFMKDGANQRTDAYGGPIENRIRLTLEVVDAVASEIGAGKTGIRLSPTTPANDISDSDPQAVFNAVVKELAKRDLSFIHVIEGATGGPRDHQYAGTSFDYASFKAAYIEAGGKGAWMVNNGYDAETAAKAIETGHADLVSFGKPFIANPDLVRRIKDGAAWNDVNPQTLYGGGAEGYTDYPTLEAAE
- a CDS encoding ArsR/SmtB family transcription factor; this translates as MDKTEILKALSHPARVEFLEWMREPEAHFSSQAHPLDMGICAKQFEMRCGLSQSTVSAHLAMLEKAGLVKTNKVGQWTFYHRDEDRIRSFIDHLKTSL
- a CDS encoding LysR family transcriptional regulator VtlR, producing the protein MPLDWDKLRIFHAAAEAGSFTHAADKLHLSQSAISRQVSALEQDVGVKLFHRHARGLILTEQGELLYRTAHDVLLKLESVKVQLTETTEKPSGKLRVTTTVGLGQGWLTDKVQEFLQLYPEMSIQLILDNEELDVNMRHADCAIRLRQPQQSDLIQRKLFTVHMHVYAAPSYINRFGEPQTIEDLDTHRIITFGEPAPNYLLDVNWLEYAGRSSDNPRLPHLQINSQTSIKRACLLGIGIAVLPDYIVGRDPGLIQLAINADIPSFDTYFCYPDEMKNAAKLKVFRDFIVAKARNWNF